Proteins encoded in a region of the Coregonus clupeaformis isolate EN_2021a chromosome 9, ASM2061545v1, whole genome shotgun sequence genome:
- the LOC121573523 gene encoding E3 ubiquitin-protein ligase KCMF1 isoform X1, with product MSRHEGVSCDACLKGNFRGRRYKCLICYDYDLCASCYESGATTTRHTSEHAMQCILTRIDFDLYYGGEAFSVEQPQSFSCPYCGKMGYTETSLQEHVTSEHAETSTEVICPICAALPGGDPNHVTDDFAAHLTLEHRAPRDLDESSGVRHVRRMFHHGRGLGGPRARRTNMHFTSSSTGGLSSSQSSSYSPSNREAMDPIAELLSQLSGVRRSAGGQLNSSGPSASQLQQLQMQLQLERQQAQVARQQLETARNATRRSNPGGNISATIPQPSAVANSAGVAESNSMASHSSQFLLTRLNEPKMSEVERQALEGERADRSLFVQELLLSTLMREESSSSDEDERRDFASFGAMGCVDIMPLDVALENLILRESGTGGYNSSCRSSKEPPPPPL from the exons ATGTCCCGACATGAGG GTGTGAGCTGTGACGCGTGTTTAAAAGGGAACTTCAGAGGGCGCCGGTACAAGTGTTTAATTTGCTACGACTACGACCTGTGCGCGTCGTGCTACGAGAGCGGAGCCACCACAACGAGACACACGTCGGAGCACGCCATGCAGTGTATATTAACCAGGATAGACTTTG ACCTGTATTACGGCGGCGAGGCTTTCTCAGTAGAGCAGCCCCAGAGCTTTTCCTGTCCGTACTGTGGTAAAATGGGCTACACAGAGACATCCCTACAGGAGCATGTCACCTCAGAGCATGCAGAGACTTCCACAGAGGTG ATCTGTCCAATATGTGCTGCGTTGCCGGGCGGGGACCCCAATCATGTGACTGACGACTTTGCTGCTCATCTCACACTTGAACACCGAGCACCTAGAGACTTA GATGAGTCCAGTGGCGTCCGGCACGTGCGTCGGATGTTCCACCATGGTCGCGGGCTGGGCGGTCCTAGGGCACGCAGGACCAACATGCACTTTACTAGCAGCTCCACCGGGGGGCTCTCCTCTTCACAGAGCTCCTCTTACTCCCCCAGTAACAGGGAAGCCATGGACCCCATAGCAG AGCTATTGTCTCAGCTGTCGGGCGTGCGGCGCTCGGCGGGCGGCCAGCTCAACTCGTCGGGCCCGTCTGCGTCTCAGCTGCAGCAGTTACAGATGCAGCTGCAGCTGGAGCGCCAGCAGGCCCAGGTGGCCCGGCAGCAGCTGGAGACGGCCAGGAACGCCACACGACGCTCTAACCCCGGCGGCAACATCAGCGCCACCATCCCACAGCCCAGCGCCGTCGCCAACTCTGCCGGCGTGGCCGAGAGCAATTCTATGGCCTCCCACAGCTCCCAGTTCCTGCTCACACG GTTGAATGAGCCCAAGATGTCGGAGGTGGAACGGCAGGCGCTGGAGGGTGAGCGTGCCGACCGCAGCCTGTTTGTCCAGGAGCTGCTGCTGAGCACGCTGATGCGCGAGGAGAGCTCCTCTTCGGACGAGGATGAGCGGCGAGACTTTGCCAGCTTCGGGGCCATGGGCTGCGTGGATATCATGCCTTTAGACGTGGCCCTGGAGAACCTCATCCTCAGGGAGAGTGGTACTGGCGGTTACAACAGCAGCTGTAGGAGCTCTAAGGAACCTCCACCGCCTCCTCTTTGA
- the LOC121573523 gene encoding E3 ubiquitin-protein ligase KCMF1 isoform X2, translating into MFQISVSCDACLKGNFRGRRYKCLICYDYDLCASCYESGATTTRHTSEHAMQCILTRIDFDLYYGGEAFSVEQPQSFSCPYCGKMGYTETSLQEHVTSEHAETSTEVICPICAALPGGDPNHVTDDFAAHLTLEHRAPRDLDESSGVRHVRRMFHHGRGLGGPRARRTNMHFTSSSTGGLSSSQSSSYSPSNREAMDPIAELLSQLSGVRRSAGGQLNSSGPSASQLQQLQMQLQLERQQAQVARQQLETARNATRRSNPGGNISATIPQPSAVANSAGVAESNSMASHSSQFLLTRLNEPKMSEVERQALEGERADRSLFVQELLLSTLMREESSSSDEDERRDFASFGAMGCVDIMPLDVALENLILRESGTGGYNSSCRSSKEPPPPPL; encoded by the exons ATGTTTCAAATAA GTGTGAGCTGTGACGCGTGTTTAAAAGGGAACTTCAGAGGGCGCCGGTACAAGTGTTTAATTTGCTACGACTACGACCTGTGCGCGTCGTGCTACGAGAGCGGAGCCACCACAACGAGACACACGTCGGAGCACGCCATGCAGTGTATATTAACCAGGATAGACTTTG ACCTGTATTACGGCGGCGAGGCTTTCTCAGTAGAGCAGCCCCAGAGCTTTTCCTGTCCGTACTGTGGTAAAATGGGCTACACAGAGACATCCCTACAGGAGCATGTCACCTCAGAGCATGCAGAGACTTCCACAGAGGTG ATCTGTCCAATATGTGCTGCGTTGCCGGGCGGGGACCCCAATCATGTGACTGACGACTTTGCTGCTCATCTCACACTTGAACACCGAGCACCTAGAGACTTA GATGAGTCCAGTGGCGTCCGGCACGTGCGTCGGATGTTCCACCATGGTCGCGGGCTGGGCGGTCCTAGGGCACGCAGGACCAACATGCACTTTACTAGCAGCTCCACCGGGGGGCTCTCCTCTTCACAGAGCTCCTCTTACTCCCCCAGTAACAGGGAAGCCATGGACCCCATAGCAG AGCTATTGTCTCAGCTGTCGGGCGTGCGGCGCTCGGCGGGCGGCCAGCTCAACTCGTCGGGCCCGTCTGCGTCTCAGCTGCAGCAGTTACAGATGCAGCTGCAGCTGGAGCGCCAGCAGGCCCAGGTGGCCCGGCAGCAGCTGGAGACGGCCAGGAACGCCACACGACGCTCTAACCCCGGCGGCAACATCAGCGCCACCATCCCACAGCCCAGCGCCGTCGCCAACTCTGCCGGCGTGGCCGAGAGCAATTCTATGGCCTCCCACAGCTCCCAGTTCCTGCTCACACG GTTGAATGAGCCCAAGATGTCGGAGGTGGAACGGCAGGCGCTGGAGGGTGAGCGTGCCGACCGCAGCCTGTTTGTCCAGGAGCTGCTGCTGAGCACGCTGATGCGCGAGGAGAGCTCCTCTTCGGACGAGGATGAGCGGCGAGACTTTGCCAGCTTCGGGGCCATGGGCTGCGTGGATATCATGCCTTTAGACGTGGCCCTGGAGAACCTCATCCTCAGGGAGAGTGGTACTGGCGGTTACAACAGCAGCTGTAGGAGCTCTAAGGAACCTCCACCGCCTCCTCTTTGA
- the LOC121573523 gene encoding E3 ubiquitin-protein ligase KCMF1 isoform X3, whose protein sequence is MQCILTRIDFDLYYGGEAFSVEQPQSFSCPYCGKMGYTETSLQEHVTSEHAETSTEVICPICAALPGGDPNHVTDDFAAHLTLEHRAPRDLDESSGVRHVRRMFHHGRGLGGPRARRTNMHFTSSSTGGLSSSQSSSYSPSNREAMDPIAELLSQLSGVRRSAGGQLNSSGPSASQLQQLQMQLQLERQQAQVARQQLETARNATRRSNPGGNISATIPQPSAVANSAGVAESNSMASHSSQFLLTRLNEPKMSEVERQALEGERADRSLFVQELLLSTLMREESSSSDEDERRDFASFGAMGCVDIMPLDVALENLILRESGTGGYNSSCRSSKEPPPPPL, encoded by the exons ATGCAGTGTATATTAACCAGGATAGACTTTG ACCTGTATTACGGCGGCGAGGCTTTCTCAGTAGAGCAGCCCCAGAGCTTTTCCTGTCCGTACTGTGGTAAAATGGGCTACACAGAGACATCCCTACAGGAGCATGTCACCTCAGAGCATGCAGAGACTTCCACAGAGGTG ATCTGTCCAATATGTGCTGCGTTGCCGGGCGGGGACCCCAATCATGTGACTGACGACTTTGCTGCTCATCTCACACTTGAACACCGAGCACCTAGAGACTTA GATGAGTCCAGTGGCGTCCGGCACGTGCGTCGGATGTTCCACCATGGTCGCGGGCTGGGCGGTCCTAGGGCACGCAGGACCAACATGCACTTTACTAGCAGCTCCACCGGGGGGCTCTCCTCTTCACAGAGCTCCTCTTACTCCCCCAGTAACAGGGAAGCCATGGACCCCATAGCAG AGCTATTGTCTCAGCTGTCGGGCGTGCGGCGCTCGGCGGGCGGCCAGCTCAACTCGTCGGGCCCGTCTGCGTCTCAGCTGCAGCAGTTACAGATGCAGCTGCAGCTGGAGCGCCAGCAGGCCCAGGTGGCCCGGCAGCAGCTGGAGACGGCCAGGAACGCCACACGACGCTCTAACCCCGGCGGCAACATCAGCGCCACCATCCCACAGCCCAGCGCCGTCGCCAACTCTGCCGGCGTGGCCGAGAGCAATTCTATGGCCTCCCACAGCTCCCAGTTCCTGCTCACACG GTTGAATGAGCCCAAGATGTCGGAGGTGGAACGGCAGGCGCTGGAGGGTGAGCGTGCCGACCGCAGCCTGTTTGTCCAGGAGCTGCTGCTGAGCACGCTGATGCGCGAGGAGAGCTCCTCTTCGGACGAGGATGAGCGGCGAGACTTTGCCAGCTTCGGGGCCATGGGCTGCGTGGATATCATGCCTTTAGACGTGGCCCTGGAGAACCTCATCCTCAGGGAGAGTGGTACTGGCGGTTACAACAGCAGCTGTAGGAGCTCTAAGGAACCTCCACCGCCTCCTCTTTGA